TTGGATCTCAGCTTGTGATTAGTCATCTGTGTTTGCCTTACCCACATTTAAATTTGCTTTTGTTGTAGGGGTGTTTTCAGTTATTTGCCATGAGCACATGACCACCCCTCAATCTGCGCTTAGAAATATTGGCATGTAGAATTTCAGTTTAGGCTTGTGGCAAACAGTTGATACGGGCGTCCTTCAGTCTTGAGAACGAGCAAGCGCCCATGAGTAGAGAGATTGTATGAATTAGCCCTAGGTGTGCAGAGAATGTGTGAAGGTTGACTTCCTTGCCTTTCTTCTCTATACTTGCAGGTAATGAATAAATAATGCTAGCAGGTAACTTTTAGCTTTCCTTAGTGGTAAAGTGGCTGTTCTAAAAAGGAATGAGGAAATTGTGCTCTGTTAATCACCAGTGGTTACAATATCTACAGGGTTTTCTGCAGAAGCTCAGTACAAggtactgagcttgatgggcaACATTTTTTATGTGCAGTCACCTCTGATGACACTGTCCTAGACATTGTCAAGACACACCCACTTAGTACTCAGGTCATGTAGGCAAAGCTGCCAGAACTCAGGTTTTTATTAATGCTGTGGTATAGTCTGTTTTTatggtattttattattttaccgTAGTATCCAACTTAACTTTTACttggaggagacccactgaaattaattggtcTACATTGGTTGTTAGGTTAGGGCTGGGCGATTTATTGATACATTGTCCAAAATTGGTTGGAAGTCCACATTATGTTAAAAGTTTCATAATATTGGACTTGGCGATATATCACAAATCACGATGCGTGTGTGTGCTATGTAAAAAATTGTGATGTGGGGGAAATTGTGAAGCCTGTCATTGCTTCTCTCATGAGGTCTGCAGCCGCATGTTGCtttgtactataaaataacagttgcAACAGTATGTTAAAGATAACTAAATGTATCCGTTACCCCATTCGCTTCTACATAGTTCCAGCCTTACTTCAGACATTGTTATATATCGGTGtatcacaggggtcagcaaactttttcagcagaccttccctcagactttgtgggtgGCAggtctatattttttgggggggaatgaactaattcctatgccccacaaataacccagagatgcattttaaataaaagcacacattctactcatgtaaaaacatgctgattcccggaccgtccacaggccggatttagaaggcaattgggccggatctggaccacgggccttagtttgcctacccatggtgtatcGTAATGCTTATCTGGTGATATGTCATTTTGAAAAACAGACATCTCTCAGCCCTATTGGTCATGTTCATGAATTTCATTGGGTTTACTCTGacgtatgactaatgttggatacatTTCTGTATTTAATGTGTTACTTTATAAGGCTATGTACACACAGTAAATTTAAAGTACAGGATTCCCCACCcaattgctgggaactgtagcttatccctcccagagttacagttcccagtacccttaacaaactgcagttgccAACATTCTTTGGGGATTCAaagtcatgtgcttcaaatgtatggcatGTACACAGCCTAAATTGTTGTGACTTTGACTCATAAAGGTGGCCTATAAATGtttctaaataataaataaatgaatgttagtTAAAATATGTGGCCTGCTTTTCTGCTTTTTGAATTCCCCTTTGAGGTTAGTGCAAGCTTCTGAGTAAAGCGCCTGGAATTTTATGCCCTGTTTGGGGAGATTGATTGGCAGGGTTTCTTTATGGTGATGTCAACTCCATTGGAGTTCAAAATATTTGAAAGCCATGTTGCTTATATTGTTCTCCATATCTGGGATGTAGTGACAGCATGGGGTCAACACCAGTTTCTGTTTAATACATAAAAATGACATAAGCCTATTGTTGAACCCTAGCAGTGGTATTTTACCACTTAAACACTTTAGTTACAATTTATTTGATGCACATCTGACTGCATTTTCTAATGCACATCCACATTCTAGTACAAAGCCTACTAAACATTTGGGGTTTGGGTTTATTTGCAAATTCGATAAACTTTTGAAGGGAATATCTCACACACTGTACATATGCTggaacctatacagtggtacctcaggttacatacacttcaggttacataggctaaCAATCAAATAAACAATAATGGGAGCTTATTGTCTCCCAGGTTAGAATTCATAAACACCTCTAGCAGAATATGCTTTTATTGTTGACAACAGGAGTTCATTAGAAAGAAATGAGAAAATGGCACATGcagtgtcgcccccccccccaaatgttgagAATTAAAAAGCAAATTGCATTAAAATTTGTACtgtgtagcaataataataacatttacaTATTGCTTTCAAGTGTTTAAAGCACTTCATATGCATTATAAAACTTTCATATTTACAACAGTTGGTATATCCCCCACCACCCAACCCCACCTCTGCAAAATGGGGGATGAAACAGAGCCACATAGTGAAAGTCAAACCAAGATCTTCTGACTGGCTTGGAGAgtggcatttttgcaagcaaaattAACTTAGTAGGGCAGGCTGGACAATGAAGAAATGTTTCATTATACTGGGACCATGAACCATAAAGTACCAAGTTGATGCATGCAGGTGCTGGGGGAAGTAGAGTCACTTGGATTAATTACTAAAAGTGACATATTTGCTGCTGTTTCTCATTTGCTAATTGTAGAGACTGTCTTGCCCAACCTTAATTGCATTCTGAAGAAATGCTGCAGCCATCAGTAGAAGAAGAAATGGGCAAATTCCAGTAAAAAAAGGTATTTCCAAGTCCCATTAACTTTAATGAGAGGGTTAAGGACACACTTAACTTGTCCACCAAACTCAGTGGGACATATAACTTTTGCCAGGTTATACACAGTGTCAGGAAATATTAAGAAAGAACATGATAGATGTGGGTCAATATATATGCTGCACATTTTATGATACATTCATGTACGACCAAATGTTCCTGGAGCACTGGTAGAGAGGGACAATACATTTAGTGGCAGGACAAGAACATAGTGAAGCTGGGCGAGATCTACATATAAGCAGGGTTGTTCACAGAACTCACACGATGAAAGTCCCAGAGGGGAAATAGTTTGACAGTGGCAAGTACCAGGTTTAATTCTGAAAAGTAGACAATAGCTAAATTGACAACAAAGTTATGTGGACAGTATAGAACTAGTGGTTTTGTTTTGGCATACAACACTGTCCAGCCACGATGGCAATGTAGAATACTTTCAACCTTTTAGAACAGATCCTTTTTAAAACTGAGAAAGAATGTTGGCATAGTTGCCACATCAGAAatgaaacctttttaaaaaaaccaaccacagaGCTTATGCCTGCCTAACTATGTTTCTCTGTGATTGCATTATTCTTTAGCTTAGAGCTGTGTGTTCCTGTTTTAAAAACAGGAATATCTGTTGGCAAATACAAATGTGACTATtcaaaaattaaatacaaataTGTGTATTATTGCCTCTTGTCTGCCATCTTATTGCACCACCATAAATATCCTCCTTCTTTAAATGTTTGCAATTTGAAAATGAAACTAAAACTTAACTGCATATCAGCATTGTTTTTGTGTTATGCAGCTGTTTAGCTAACAATGATACTTTAAAATAGGcatgctttttgttttctttctttaataaacAGTTTTTTACAGGTGATGGGGGTGTGCTTTGCCAGCCTTGCTGCTTCCATTCAGGAACAGTGTGAAGCTACTGAATACGTAACCGAGCTCAAGTATTGCTGTCCAAATCTGTAGACCACTTAGAGGTTAttacaattaagcagtatacaaatctcGTAAAATAGATGCAACTTTCTATGCAAGGGACCCTGGCCCTCTAAAATCTGCCATAGCTGCTTATTCAGGTTTGAGCTTCACATATTTTAATGAGAGCCATGATGTCTTTCATAAAACATCTTCAGATAAAGCGCACATGATATAATTTTAGTCCTGCTTACAAGGGGAAATTGAAGCCCATCAAAACAAAGCAGTTCCAACCAGTCCTTTGGACAGTACAGCCTGCCTCCTTGACCTTCCATAGAGCAggtttgtctgatccagcagcatcCAGTAATGGAGAGAGCCTTCCCTCAAAAATGCCTTCAGACTAggttctccttccttttctttccagtCTGCAGCTGAAGCCATCAGCAGCCCTTTTTCTTATTTCTCATCCCACTTGAGTCTTCCAATCAGTAACTTCAGTATAAATATGAGTACTGCATTAAAAATATACATGCATATATAGTCTACAAGCAGCTTTGAAAAACTTTCCAAGAACATTTTACGAACCTGAGTTCTTATGAGAGCAGGTAAGCAATTGCCTTGTATAGCTTCAGGCTGCTGCTGAGTTAGATGGCCAGCATTTTGCAGTCCCAGTTGCTCAGCGAAAGCGTAAGCCAGCAGAGCACTGCATTATTGTTTTAGGATGGTATCCAGTGGTGTCCATGCAAGAGTAGAGAGGACTTTTGCTCATGCAATGGGCCTTCCTATTCCTGTTCCTCTCCTTCCACCTACATGCCCCAAAATCTtctttgggggctgggggaggacccTCTGGATCCATTCAGAGGATGGAGGACAAGGGGGTCCCACAATGTGAGCAAAGATTTGGTAGCACAGTGTTGAATTTTGCTGTTAAGTGATCTGAGTGTCTGTTTTGATGGTCAGGGAACATTATGCTGAGATGCCAATAATGTGGGAATAATTTGCATTTTGCTTTATCTCTATGGAGGAAAACAGCAGATTGTTCTGTGGGTACTGAATAGCAGTTGGAAGACTCTACTTTGCTGAAAGAGTTCTTGTGAGCAGAAGGATTTGTTTGCAGAATTGCTGGCATGGGGAATGATCCAAGTCTATAGCTCCCTGTAGGACTTTCATTGATTGCTCCATCTGCTGTTGCTTTAGTACTGGGAACAGGTGTCATTAGTACAATTGATTCAGGAGCTCAGTATAGTGGGATTGGAAAACAGTTAACATATTCtgagtctcaaagctgctttcTCTAGTGCTGAACTTTTTGCAAGTATTACATGGACTTCAAGATTGAACCTAAGTCAAATGTGGACTGGGTTGAGGAATCAGTTCTCTAGCCTCCCTGCAGAAGGGAATATCAGACTTGCTGCCTACGTGAACTAGGACTTtatctggtgtgttttttttcctaCTATTGCAACAGGCATCCCGGGCCCAAATCCTAGATAAAGCCACAGAGTACATCCAGTACATGCGTcggaaaaaccacacacaccagcAGGACATTGATGACTTAAAGCGCCAGAACGCCCTGCTGGAGCAGCAAGGTGAGTGAGGCTGCGTTAGGGCACTCCATATGCCATCTTATGGATAAGGATACTGTGCCACCTCTCAACAAAACCCTCTGCTATCCGTGTTTCTCTGCCAGGgaagcttccccaacctggtgccttcaagATGtcttggtctacaactcccagccTGCATAtctttgctggctggggccgatgggagttagTCCAAGAAACCTGAAGGAAACCAAGTTGGGGGTGACTGCTGTAAGGTGTCCATTGATCAGGAACCCATGAAGTAAGGCTGTGGTTGGAGTGAGAAGATCCAAAATTTTGCACATTGGCAATGAAGCCATTGAATACAGTCATTCAAAACAGCCCAAGGATTGGGGTTTGTTCTGAGGAGTCTTTCTCCCTTGCCTAAGATGTACAGTTTATTCCAGGATGGTGATTATGGTGGGATCTTTTGATGGAACATTGTAAGTGAGTGGCATGTTCCTGTTTTGAAGCATACAAAGTTTTCTCAAGCCAAATAATTACGACATATTTAAAGCAGACTGATAAGTTGCTGCTCACAAGGGAGGACTAATGGTTGCCACTAGGCAGAAGTATAAGTAGCAAGTTTCAcagtgctggtgtgtgtgtgtgtgcgcgcgcgcatgcgtatgtacacacacacacaggatttaTCAAACCTTAAAGCCCAACTTCCCTGCCCCTCTGCTTCTGACACTGGGAACAGGGGGcataaaacaacccaataatagtTAATTGCAAAGGTGTATTGATGGAAGATTCATAGTCTAGCACTGAACTACACTGGTTCATTTCAGAGTGCAGCAggcatttgttagattttttttaCTCCACTTCTCctgttccaaaaggaaacacaaggcagcttacataacTAAAACTAAATATACAATCAAAATTCAGTTATGGAAACAGTTGAGTAAAAGAGCAACAGACAAACAATTAAAGAGCCAGTGAACCAACAGCCATTGCTAATTTGCAGGCAAGTTGAAAGCTTGCTAAAAAAATGAATGCTTTGATGGGCagcagaataattttaaaaatggaaccaAACTTCCCAAGACAGAGAGTTCTACATTCTGTGTGTAACCAGAAGGCTCTCTCTTGTGCATTGATGACTTAAAGTGCCAGAATGTCCTGGCTAGGACACACATATGGGCCATGGGCTGAGCTGTCAACAGTATGGCAAAAACTGGAATTACTgtacatggctaacttaggtccattaatttcagtgggtttactctgagtagaacttagttgggttCAGTCCTATGATACAAACAGAAAAGAGAGGGATGAATTTCCCCATAATATACTTTCACTAATCTTTCtgaaaaaatataatttatttcacATAATATTCCCCAAACTTATGACTGTTTTTTTATCAGACCTTAGGAAAAAGTGGTATATTTCCAAAACTTTCTCAATCTTCCCCCAGTTTGGGCCTTAACATCTTTAGAGGTACCAATCTTAGTTATAGAACTGAAAAATACTTGGGAATCTTcttaattttgatttttaaaattgtatttatactACCTTAACTAcatttagtttttaaaaagcagggtaTGCCAATCCATAACATTCTGTCAGCCAAGTGTTAAGATCACCAACATGAGAGCATGTTCATGTTATGTGCAACGCCTACTTTTCCCCAGCCTATTTCCATATGCTTGTTCTTGCCTTTTAGTTCGTGCCCTGGAGAAGGCAAGGTCAAGTGCTCAGCTGCAGGCCAACTATTCCTCTTCAGACAACAGCCTCTACACCAATCCCAAGGGCAGTACCATCTCCGCCTTTGATGGAGGCTCCGACTCCAGTTCAGAGTCTGAGCTGGAAGAGCCACAGAGCCGGAAGAAGCTTCGTATGGAGGCCAGCTAGAAGAGGCCCCTGTTCCCGCTGCCATTAGACACTCGCTGGCTGCTTAAggactttccttttttttctttagtaGAGGCTCTCGGACTGCAGCTTCCCCTGTTCCTTGCCCCTATGTGGCCCCTTTTGAGTTAACCCAACCCCTTGGCTTGGCAGCTTACCTTCTGGAAGACACTGGCCATAGCTTGGAGCAGGATGTAGTTTTGTCTTGTCCTGCCTCATGGCTGCAAGTTCTAGTGTCAGGAATGCCCAGGCCATTCGATGAACTCATGAGTCTATGGTTGCCTGGACTCTGTGGTGACAATGACCCCTCCATCCTTTCACTAGAGCCGTACCAGTCACTGTCTCAtcaaaatatgtttatttatgaCAACAAAGCCAAATGTCCCCTGAAGGATCTTGGTGGGGGAAGGGAATCATGCAGATCCATGCGAGTGCATGTCCCTAGTTTCCTGAAGGGATGGTCCAGGATTCAGGGTGAAGCAGGGAGATGGATTTCCTTTTTGTACTTTGGCAAGTGATGAATTGGTATTTATTTCCTTCTATGGAAACTCAATCCGATCAGATTCCTCCTCTTGCTGCGGACATTGGTGACGTGAAGCTACAGATGCATACCGTGATCAGTTCTTCCCTCTTAATGAATTTCTCAGAATTAGAGCCAGCTTTTATAATGTAAATACACACCACAAGCTTTGTTACTTGGTACTAATAACTGCATCAAAGCGTGGACCCCATAATGACTTAAATGGGCACAGGCTGTGAGTGAGCAAAGgccactgtgtgtatgtgtgcatgtgcacgcacATGTGCATGAGTGTgcatatgcgtgtgtgtgtgtgtgtgtgtgtcggtgtGTGTGACCTTATATTTTTGTCTTCTTCCCACTCTTGTTTGTGACGTTTTCTGAATTTAGTGTATACAAGTGTAGCTTGGTCTCTGTCCAGGTGTGAGTCTATTCCATGAACTGAAGTATGTTGTACATACTGCCCAAGAATTGTCTTGCAAGTTAAGGCTTCCCTTTACTATAAGActataaataaaaaagtattttatcCTTTTGAGTGGTACTGGCGTCTTTGTGGAAACCGATAGGGGCGGGTATGCCTCTTGGCAGTTTTGCCTCCACTTTTCTGACGTTAGAGACAGAAGAATTTCTATTCCCACGtgagaaaaggcttaacctgttgAAATAGAATTATGAGCAAGGCTTCACAGGCAAACTCAACATTTATTTAAGATCTCCAAATCTTGCACTTCTCCAAAATGCTGATACAGGGGAGTTACCGTAAAGTGCTTCTGTACTTTTAGTAAGTTGATCAAATAAAGGAAGAGCTTTGCATGTATATCTCTTCTAGTAGGATAAGAAAGATTGCCTCTGCTACATGTTTTCAATTGCACATACTACCCCAAAaccaatggggtggggggagaatggcTGTTTCCCTTTGTTTTGAGGGCAGCATGTATCTCCATCTATGCAGCTGCAGCTTGTCACATAAAGGTGAGAAATATCTTTCTACAATTAAGAAAGATGGAGGTCTTATTTGTGAGTGGTGCTATCTCAGAATGGTTCTTTGGGCCAAATGAGTAGACACCTTTGCAGAAAGATGCTGATAAAAAAACAAGCAGGTGGCTAAAATGATCCTGtgtcacacacacatatgtaacaGGAAATGGCAAGAGTTGCTTCCTAGTTTCAGTGTGAAATATTGCAACATTTCTGGTCCTGGGTGCTTCCTCCTCTTGGGCGGCAGCACTCTCAGCAACAGCCCCACATGCGCAGCGGGTGCAGGAGGCATCACTAGGATTTTGCTCAGTTTTTGGACATACACAAGCTTTGTACGAGGTACAGCATCTGGCTTGTTGGTGCAGTTCTAAAAGCCACAAAATGGGTGCTAGCAGTTTCTCACCTCTTGAAATTCAGAAGGTGACAGGCTTTTGGCTGCAGGGCAGCAGTGTCACCACCTCTGCACACACTACTGATGGCGTATGCaagaagggtgggggtggggcatctGGAACAATAGTTAAGCAGGAAGAGGGATCCAGGAAGCACTTCCTCTTGCAGCTCAACTCATTGGAAGCTGGCCTTGATCTGTAACAATCAGATCAGCAGAACACCAGCTTTAACGCCCTGTGACCTCAGCCATACAAGGAAGGTTAATGTTTTTTACAGGCAGAATTCTCTGGCTCGCTCTTGACTTGGTTTTAAGCTCCCCCCCTTTAAACCATGTAGAACTCAAGGCTCTCAAAGAGTCCCTTAGGTTCTAACCTAGAATGCCGGCCAGTCTCTGACCAAAGGCTACACTGGAGAGGAGGCTGTACTTTTTCAAAGTGCAGATGGGGACAATCCCATTTTTAAAGTTCCTGTGACAACAGCATCTTGCATGTAAGTTTAGCCATCTTGAGATGCAATGAAAATATGTTACAATTTTCTTCCATTAAGGAATGGTAAGAAGACACCGCTGTTCGGCTTCACAGAACAGAAAGATCAGTGCTGCTTTATGGCTGTGGTTATAGTCCACCCCACTATTGCTGATTGTGCAAAGCTACCTATACAGCAGCCAGTTGCCCTTTGTCACATttgcaacagggatggggaacttgtgacttGCTCCTGTTGttgggctcccatcagccccagccagcacagccaatggttaaggataatgggagttgtagttcaacatttgGGAGGATACgtacaggtttcccattcctgttcTACAGCTTTCTACCAATTAAACCTATTATTACCCTAATTTGCAGTGGATGGCAACACTGCTCTAGTAATTGCTGTCTAGTCAGCAGTTCTTCAATAAGAGCATACCTTTGCTATATATGCATAAACATCTCCCTGGAAATCACATTTCCCACAAGGGGAATGAAGTTGATTTTAACAACCCTGCCTCCTAAGCACCCTTTTCACTACTACCTAGGAAGTTATATTGTTCAGtgccttcccccccaccctcatGGAAGTAGCTTGCAGCGTGTCTTCTCTTCAGATTGGTCAAGATTTTGAAGACTTAATGAAGAAGCCATGATCCCTTCAAGAGAAGAGGTAGGCAGGGCTGAGTTTTGCACCAAAGAAACTCAAATTCAGAGTCCAGAAAGCTGGATTGTGAACACTCTTGTACTGTATTGCCCAAATCAAAGTGTGTCTAACACCTCCAGCTGTAATTCATGCCACTTTCAGGCATCAGAGGTAGCTTTAAATTCACTTGATGTCCTGAAATTCTCTTAGTATCCCTCTGCCTTAAGAAATATCGCCAAGCACTGCCCAGCCATTTTACACCTATCCTTGCAGCCTTCACGTGTGCACCCAATACCAAATTCTAAAGCTTTTCTGTGTTTGCATGGAATCAAAGCACATAACACACAATCCTATCAGCAATTTTGCAAGTTACTGGCAATTTTCATTCAGCAGTTTAAACACACTTTAATTCTCCTCCCAAAGTACCAGTTTGGCCCACAAAGCTGCTTTTATACATGTGCTTAGGATGGTTGCAAAGTTGTGTTTATTTTAGCAGGGCCTGGCCTGGCTTGGCAGCTCAAGGTACAGGTGTGCAAAAGAGAAATGTCAGTGGAATGTACCAGCTTCCCAAAGGCTGAAAATGGAAGccgggaggagggaaaaggagctgggagaggaagagagcagaAAGAGGAGCCAGGAGCAAACAAAGGAAAAATACCTTCCAATATGTTGTTCCCGCCTTCCTCCAGTGGCGATACCACTTAACAGTTATCTATATTCATCCCAAGATTAAGAGACAGATAGCAGCTGCTTGAAAAGTAAATTATAATTTCCAGCCGTTATATCTCCAAGCAATATCACCCTGCCCCATGCTATCTACATGTTGTGGGGAGGTTTGAAGCATGTTTGATCACATATAGGTTGTCTTGGCGAGAGCTGCCGCCCCAGGTATTCAGGGTTCCAGCTGAGAGGAACAGCCTGTGACCATTCAACAAgcttccttccctg
The Podarcis muralis chromosome 1, rPodMur119.hap1.1, whole genome shotgun sequence DNA segment above includes these coding regions:
- the MAX gene encoding protein max isoform X1 — protein: MSDNDDIEVESDADKRAHHNALERKRRDHIKDSFHSLRDSVPSLQGEKQQASRAQILDKATEYIQYMRRKNHTHQQDIDDLKRQNALLEQQVRALEKARSSAQLQANYSSSDNSLYTNPKGSTISAFDGGSDSSSESELEEPQSRKKLRMEAS
- the MAX gene encoding protein max isoform X2; this translates as MSDNDDIEVESDADKRAHHNALERKRRDHIKDSFHSLRDSVPSLQGEKASRAQILDKATEYIQYMRRKNHTHQQDIDDLKRQNALLEQQVRALEKARSSAQLQANYSSSDNSLYTNPKGSTISAFDGGSDSSSESELEEPQSRKKLRMEAS